In one Silene latifolia isolate original U9 population chromosome 10, ASM4854445v1, whole genome shotgun sequence genomic region, the following are encoded:
- the LOC141604760 gene encoding cytochrome P450 83B1-like: protein MFLFLCFILITTCLIFLLSKHRRKTSPQFRLPPGPKGLPLIGNLHQYDPLKPHICLAKLGKIYGPILSLRLGNVPCIAVQSAKIAKEILQTQDLNFCSRPSMVGTRKLSYNGLDMVCNPYNEYSKEIRKLCVVHLFSYKKVRSFSPIREDEVSKIIRKISSLSHASQVINLSELMMSYSCSNISRIAFGKSYTDDEESERRKFNRLLNEAQALFIDFFFSDYFPSIGWLDKLTGQASRLEKTFKELDGFYEEIIQDHLHPSKPKSQEEEEDLVDILLRLMKERSFTFDLTLDNIKAVLMDVIVAGTDTSAALVVWAMTELIKNPNVMKKVQEELRNAARNKGYITEDDLTNLEYFKAVVKEIFRIHPGAPLLVVRETQQKCTIEGYDILPGTLVFVNVWAIGRDPESWSEPDTFKPERFLGSSIDFKGQDFELIPFGAGRRICPGMLLGLANSELALANLLFSFDWELPDGVTKEDIDTDTLPGITMHKKNPLCLQARKFSGSI, encoded by the exons ATGTTTCTCTTCTTATGCTTCATCCTTATAACCACCTGTCTAATCTTTCTTCTTTCTAAACACCGGAGGAAGACGTCGCCACAGTTTCGTCTTCCTCCAGGTCCGAAAGGGCTTCCTCTTATCGGAAACCTACACCAATATGACCCGTTAAAACCACACATATGCTTAGCCAAGCTAGGCAAGATTTACGGACCAATCTTGAGTTTGCGACTGGGAAATGTACCTTGTATTGCGGTTCAATCAGCAAAGATAGCAAAAGAGATTCTGCAAACACAAGACCTTAACTTTTGTAGTAGACCGTCCATGGTTGGTACGCGGAAACTAAGCTATAACGGCTTGGACATGGTTTGCAACCCATATAATGAGTATTCTAAGGAAATAAGAAAGTTATGTGTTGTTCATCTCTTTAGCTACAAGAAAGTTCGCTCTTTCTCGCCAATTCGTGAAGATGAAGTCTCGAAGATAATCCGCAAAATCTCCTCGCTTTCGCATGCTTCACAGGTCATTAACTTGAGTGAATTGATGATGAGCTATAGTTGCTCTAACATAAGCAGGATCGCTTTCGGCAAGAG CTATACAGACGATGAAGAGTCGGAAAGGAGGAAATTTAATCGGCTCTTAAATGAAGCTCAAGCCTTGTTCATAGATTTCTTCTTTTCCGATTATTTTCCGTCTATTGGCTGGCTAGACAAGCTAACTGGACAAGCCTCTAGGCTTGAGAAGACATTCAAGGAGTTGGACGGATTTTATGAAGAAATCATACAAGACCATCTTCACCCGAGCAAACCTAAATcacaggaagaggaagaggacctTGTTGATATTCTACTCCGTCTGATGAAAGAGCGTTCCTTCACATTTGATCTCACACTAGACAACATCAAAGCGGTGCTTATG GATGTTATTGTAGCAGGGACAGACACAAGTGCAGCTTTGGTGGTTTGGGCGATGACAGAGCTTATAAAGAACCCAAATGTTATGAAGAAAGTACAAGAAGAGCTAAGGAATGCAGCAAGAAACAAAGGTTATATTACAGAAGACGATCTGACAAACCTCGAGTATTTCAAGGCAGTGGTGAAGGAAATCTTCAGAATCCACCCGGGAGCTCCACTCCTAGTTGTCCGAGAAACACAGCAAAAATGTACTATAGAAGGCTACGATATTTTACCTGGAACGCTAGTATTTGTCAATGTGTGGGCTATTGGACGAGACCCTGAGAGCTGGAGCGAACCAGATACGTTTAAGCCAGAGAGATTTCTGGGGAGTTCAATCGATTTCAAAGGGCAGGACTTTGAGCTTATTCCCTTCGGGGCTGGTAGAAGAATCTGCCCTGGCATGCTTCTCGGTTTGGCCAATTCCGAGCTTGCTttagccaatttattgttttctTTTGACTGGGAATTACCTGATGGAGTTACAAAGGAAGACATTGACACGGATACGCTCCCTGGCATCACTATGCATAAGAAAAATCCCCTCTGCCTACAAGCACGCAAATTCTCCGGAAGTATCTAA
- the LOC141607035 gene encoding cytochrome P450 83B1-like gives MFLLLCFILITIFLIFRLSKCWRKSSPQFRLPPGPKGLPLIGNLHQFDPLKPHICLAKLGKIYGPISSLRLGNVPFIVVQSAKIAKEILQTQDLNFCSRPSTAGAQRLSYNGLDMAFNPYNEYSKEMRKLCSVHLFSSKQVHSFSPIREDEVSKMMHKVSSLSHASQIINLSELLMSYTSSNISRIAFGKSYGDDDESERRRFNRLLNEAQAMFVAFFFSDYFPSIGCLDKLTGQASRLEKTFKELDGFYEEIIKDHLHATNPKSQEEDLVDILLRLMKERSFTFDLTLDNIKAVLMDVIVAGTDTSAALVVWVMTELIKNPNVMRKVQEELRNAARNKGYITENDLTNLEYFKAVVKETFRIHPGTPLLVVRETQKKCTIEGYDILPGTLVFVNVWAIGRDPESWRDPEIFKPERFLGSSIDFKGQDFELIPFGAGRRICPGMLLGLANSELALANLLFSFDWELPDGVTKEDIDTDTLPGITMHKKNSLCLQARKFSGSV, from the exons ATGTTTCTCTTATTATGCTTCATTCTTATTACCATCTTTCTAATCTTCCGTCTTTCCAAATGCTGGAGGAAGTCGTCGCCACAATTTCGTCTTCCTCCAGGCCCAAAAGGGCTTCCTCTAATCGGAAACTTACATCAGTTTGACCCGTTAAAACCTCATATTTGCTTAGCCAAGCTAGGCAAGATCTACGGACCCATATCAAGTTTGCGACTAGGAAACGTACCTTTTATTGTGGTTCAATCAGCAAAGATAGCCAAAGAGATTCTGCAAACACAAGACCTTAACTTTTGTAGTCGACCATCTACGGCTGGTGCCCAAAGACTAAGCTACAATGGCTTAGACATGGCTTTCAACCCGTATAACGAGTATTCAAAGGAAATGAGAAAGTTATGTTCTGTTCATCTCTTTAGCTCCAAGCAAGTCCATTCTTTCTCTCCGATTCGTGAAGATGAAGTGTCGAAGATGATGCACAAAGTCTCCTCGCTTTCTCATGCTTCACAAATCATCAACTTGAGTGAACTGCTTATGAGCTATACCAGTTCAAACATAAGCCGAATCGCCTTCGGCAAGAG CTATGGAGACGATGACGAGTCTGAAAGGAGGAGATTTAATCGGCTCTTAAATGAAGCTCAAGCCATGTTCGTAGCTTTCTTCTTTTCCGATTACTTTCCATCTATTGGCTGTCTAGATAAGCTAACTGGACAAGCCtctagactcgagaagacattcAAGGAGTTGGACGGATTTTATGAAGAAATCATAAAAGATCATCTTCATGCGACCAACCCTAAATCTCAGGAAGAGGACCTTGTTGATATTCTACTCCGACTGATGAAAGAGCGTTCCTTCACATTTGATCTCACACTAGACAACATCAAAGCGGTGCTTATG GATGTTATTGTAGCGGGGACAGACACAAGCGCAGCTTTGGTGGTTTGGGTGATGACAGAGCTTATAAAGAATCCAAATGTCATGAGGAAAGTACAAGAAGAACTGAGGAATGCAGCAAGAAATAAAGGTTATATCACAGAAAACGATCTGACAAACCTCGAGTATTTCAAGGCAGTGGTGAAGGAAACCTTCAGAATCCACCCGGGAACCCCACTCCTAGTTGTCCGAGAAACACAGAAAAAATGTACTATAGAAGGGTACGATATTTTACCTGGAACGCTAGTATTTGTCAATGTGTGGGCAATTGGACGAGACCCTGAGAGCTGGAGAGATCCAGAAATATTTAAGCCGGAGAGGTTTCTGGGGAGTTCAATCGACTTCAAAGGCCAGGACTTTGAGCTAATTCCTTTCGGGGCTGGTAGAAGAATCTGCCCCGGCATGCTTCTCGGTTTGGCCAATTCTGAGCTTGCTTTAGCCAATTTGTTGTTTTCTTTTGACTGGGAATTACCTGATGGAGTTACAAAGGAAGACATTGACACGGATACGCTCCCTGGCATCACTATGCATAAGAAAAATTCACTCTGCCTACAAGCACGCAAATTCTCCGGAAGTGTTTAA
- the LOC141604761 gene encoding cytochrome P450 83B1-like: MFILLCFILITIYLIFFLSKCRRKTLPPFRLPPGPKGLPLIGNLHQFDPFKPHICLAKLGKIYGPISSLRLGNVPFIVVQSAKIAKEILQTQDLNFCSRPSTAGTKRLSYNGLDMACNPYNEYSKEIRKLCAVHLFSSKKVHSFSPIREDEVSKIIQKISSLSHASQVINLSEVMMNYTSSNISRIAFGKSYTDDDEFERRKFNRLLNEAQALFVAFFFADYFPSIGWLDKLTGQASRLEKTFKELDGFYEEIIKDHLHPSKPKYEEEEEDLVDILLRLMKERSFTFDLTLDNIKAVLMDVIVAGTDTSAALVVWAMTELIKNPNIMKKVQEELRNAARNKGYITEDDLTNLEYFKAVVKETFRTHPGAPLLIVRETQQKCTIEGYDILPGTQVFVNVWAIGRDPESWSEPDTFKPERFLGSSIDFKGQDFELIPFGAGRRICPGMLLGLANSELALANMLFSFDWELPNGVKKEDIDTDTLPGVTMHKKNPLCLEARKFSGSV, translated from the exons ATGTTTATCTTATTATGCTTCATACTTATTACCATTTATCTAATCTTTTTTCTTTCCAAATGCCGGAGGAAGACGTTGCCACCATTTCGGCTTCCTCCAGGCCCAAAAGGGCTTCCGCTAATCGGAAACTTACACCAATTTGATCCCTTTAAGCCTCACATATGCTTAGCCAAGCTAGGCAAGATCTATGGACCTATATCGAGTTTGCGACTAGGAAACGTACCTTTTATTGTGGTTCAATCAGCAAAGATAGCCAAAGAGATTCTGCAAACACAAGACCTTAACTTTTGTAGTAGACCATCTACGGCCGGTACCAAAAGACTAAGCTACAATGGCTTAGACATGGCTTGCAATCCATATAATGAGTATTCTAAGGAAATAAGAAAGTTATGTGCTGTTCATCTCTTTAGCTCCAAGAAAGTTCACTCTTTTTCTCCAATCCGTGAAGATGAAGTCTCGAAGATAATCCAAAAAATCTCCTCGCTTTCGCATGCTTCACAGGTCATCAACTTGAGTGAAGTGATGATGAACTATACCAGCTCTAACATAAGCAGGATCGCTTTCGGCAAGAG CTATACAGACGATGATGAGTTTGAAAGGAGGAAATTTAATCGGCTCTTAAATGAAGCTCAAGCCTTGTTCGTAGCTTTCTTCTTTGCCGATTATTTTCCGTCTATTGGCTGGCTAGACAAGCTAACTGGACAAGCCTCTAGACTTGAGAAAACATTCAAGGAGTTGGACGGATTTTATGAAGAAATCATAAAAGACCATCTTCACCCGAGCAAACCTAAAtatgaggaagaggaagaggacctTGTTGATATTCTACTCCGTCTGATGAAAGAGCGTTCCTTCACATTTGATCTCACACTAGACAACATTAAAGCGGTGCTTATG GATGTTATTGTAGCAGGGACAGACACAAGTGCAGCTTTGGTGGTTTGGGCAATGACGGAGCTTATAAAGAACCCAAATATTATGAAGAAAGTACAAGAAGAGCTAAGGAATGCAGCAAGAAACAAAGGTTATATTACAGAAGACGATCTGACAAACCTCGAGTATTTCAAGGCAGTGGTGAAGGAAACCTTCAGAACCCACCCCGGAGCTCCACTCCTAATTGTCCGAGAAACACAGCAAAAATGTACTATAGAAGGGTATGATATTCTACCTGGAACGCAGGTATTTGTCAATGTGTGGGCTATTGGACGAGACCCTGAGAGCTGGAGCGAACCAGATACGTTTAAGCCAGAGAGGTTCCTGGGGAGTTCAATCGACTTCAAAGGGCAGGACTTTGAGCTTATTCCTTTCGGGGCTGGTAGAAGAATCTGTCCTGGCATGCTTCTCGGTTTGGCCAATTCTGAGCTTGCTTTAGCTAATATGTTGTTTTCTTTTGACTGGGAATTACCTAATGGAGTTAAGAAGGAAGACATTGACACGGATACGCTCCCTGGCGTCACTATGCATAAGAAAAATCCACTCTGCCTAGAAGCACGCAAATTCTCCGGAAGTGTTTAA
- the LOC141604762 gene encoding B3 domain-containing protein Os06g0112300-like produces MGILSHKMVSVYNLRRILPVLSKNLCFVQTPKFAFQHSFIQMSGELKPLEDQVSIPISSTKSMDNVEIEPLSGKPFFHVRMLRSHVTRQYQLVIPAKFTRTLPYKTIPVILIRGGRSWETSYHGNHLTNRRLDTKWKLFVVDNKLKVGDICVFELMECEDTLLKFKVQILRSDFPSVLLEKQVGTRNNPVVIDDD; encoded by the exons ATGGGCATTTTGTCtcacaaaatggtatccgtctacaaTTTAAGACGGATACTGCCGGTCTTaagtaagaatttgtgttttgtccAAACCCCAAAATTTGCTTTTCAACATTCATTCATTCAG ATGAGTGGTGAACTGAAGCCACTAGAAGATCAAGTATCAATTCCAATATCTTCTACTAAATCCATGGACAATGTTGAAATCGAGCCACTTTCAGGAAAACCCTTCTTTCATGTCCGTATGCTGAGATCACACGTTACTCGTCAATATCAACTG GTGATTCCTGCAAAATTCACGAGGACGCTTCCTTATAAGACAATCCCTGTGATTCTTATTCGTGGCGGCAGGAGTTGGGAAACGAGTTATCACGGAAACCATCTCACCAACAGACGATTGGACACTAAGTGGAAACTATTTGTTGTCGATAACAAACTTAAGGTTGGAGATATTTGTGTTTTTGAGCTCATGGAATGTGAAGATACATTACTCAAGTTCAAGGTTCAGATTCTTCGCAGCGACTTTCCATCTGTGTTACTGGAAAAACAAGTGGGCACCCGCAATAACCCTGTTGTTATTGACGATGACTAA